A genome region from Streptomyces sp. S4.7 includes the following:
- the paaE gene encoding 1,2-phenylacetyl-CoA epoxidase subunit PaaE, with translation MFHPLRVSEVERLTDDSVTVTFAVPPELNETFRHTPGQHVALRRVVNGEEIRRTYSICTPAGERPVLRVGIRLVEGGEFSTYALKELAVGDTVDVMEPTGRFRLEPRAGHFVAIVGGSGITPVLSIASTLLARQPDARFCLIRSDRTVASTMFLEEVADLKDRHPDRFQLVTVVSREEQQTGLPSGRLDEERLAGLLPALLPVESVDGWFLCGPLGLVMGAERALRALGVPRKVIHQEIFHIDDGAPGVTTPARTAAASAAPGGSKLTATLDGRSGSWPVQDGDSLLETVLRSRADAPYACKGGVCGTCRAFLVSGEVRMDRNYALEPEETEAGYVLACQSHPATAEVELDFDR, from the coding sequence ATGTTCCATCCGCTCCGTGTCAGCGAGGTCGAGCGGCTCACGGACGACTCGGTGACCGTCACCTTCGCCGTGCCGCCCGAGCTGAACGAGACGTTCCGGCACACACCCGGACAGCACGTCGCGCTGCGCCGGGTCGTGAACGGCGAGGAGATCCGCCGTACGTACTCGATCTGCACGCCCGCCGGTGAGCGCCCCGTGCTGCGGGTGGGTATCAGGCTGGTCGAGGGCGGCGAGTTCTCCACGTACGCCCTCAAGGAGCTCGCCGTGGGCGACACCGTGGACGTCATGGAGCCGACCGGCCGCTTCCGCCTGGAGCCGCGCGCCGGACACTTCGTCGCGATCGTCGGCGGCAGCGGCATCACCCCGGTGCTGTCGATCGCCTCGACGCTCCTCGCGCGGCAGCCGGACGCCCGGTTCTGTCTGATCCGCAGCGACCGCACGGTGGCTTCGACGATGTTCCTGGAGGAGGTCGCGGACCTCAAGGACCGCCATCCGGACCGCTTCCAGCTGGTCACGGTGGTCTCCAGGGAGGAGCAGCAGACCGGGCTCCCCTCGGGCCGACTGGACGAGGAGCGGCTGGCGGGTCTGCTGCCCGCGCTGCTCCCGGTGGAGAGCGTCGACGGCTGGTTCCTGTGCGGTCCGCTCGGTCTGGTCATGGGCGCGGAGCGGGCACTGCGCGCCCTCGGCGTCCCCCGGAAGGTGATCCACCAGGAGATCTTCCACATCGACGACGGCGCGCCGGGCGTGACCACGCCCGCCAGGACCGCCGCCGCGTCGGCCGCGCCCGGAGGCAGCAAACTCACCGCGACGCTCGACGGCCGCTCCGGCAGCTGGCCCGTCCAGGACGGGGACTCCCTGCTGGAGACGGTGCTGCGCAGCCGGGCGGACGCGCCGTACGCCTGCAAGGGGGGCGTCTGCGGGACCTGCCGGGCCTTCCTCGTCTCGGGCGAGGTGCGGATGGACCGCAACTACGCCCTGGAGCCGGAGGAGACGGAAGCGGGCTACGTACTGGCCTGCCAGTCCCATCCGGCCACCGCCGAGGTCGAGTTGGACTTCGACCGCTGA
- a CDS encoding NAD(P)H-dependent oxidoreductase codes for MATLLHIDSAVSPQGSASRDVTAAFVKSWREQHPEGEVVYRDLAAAPLPHLDIAAVAAGADNALRAELAAELAAADAVLIGAPMYNFTIPSTLKAWLDHVIILGYNALEESPVTGTPFTVVASRGGSYVAGSPRADFEFVQNYLEKVLTGMFGVKEVDFIVPELTLAHAVPAMAELIPLAEASRARAQEEAAQKAKALASRLAA; via the coding sequence ATGGCCACGCTGCTGCACATCGACTCCGCCGTTTCCCCGCAGGGATCCGCCTCGCGCGACGTCACCGCCGCCTTCGTCAAGAGCTGGCGCGAGCAGCACCCCGAGGGCGAGGTCGTCTACCGCGATCTCGCCGCGGCCCCGCTGCCGCACCTGGACATCGCCGCCGTCGCGGCGGGCGCGGACAACGCGCTGCGCGCCGAACTCGCCGCCGAACTCGCGGCCGCGGACGCCGTTCTCATCGGCGCCCCGATGTACAACTTCACGATTCCGTCCACGCTGAAGGCATGGCTGGATCACGTGATCATCCTTGGCTACAACGCCCTTGAGGAGAGTCCCGTCACCGGCACGCCGTTCACCGTGGTCGCCAGCCGGGGCGGCTCGTACGTGGCCGGCAGCCCGCGCGCGGACTTCGAGTTCGTCCAGAACTATCTGGAGAAGGTGCTGACCGGCATGTTCGGCGTCAAGGAGGTCGACTTCATCGTCCCCGAGCTGACCCTCGCCCACGCCGTGCCCGCCATGGCCGAGCTCATCCCGCTCGCCGAGGCCTCCCGCGCCAGGGCGCAGGAAGAGGCCGCGCAGAAGGCCAAGGCCCTCGCCTCCCGCCTCGCCGCCTGA
- a CDS encoding helix-turn-helix domain-containing protein encodes MEGNGDPCKPVDVGMTRVFELFGKRWTGLIVSVLMQRPVHFAELRRAIPGISERMLSDRLTELAGAGLVVREVDEGPPLRVAYRLTDAGAAMEPALQELGRWAEKHLAGESGCPNHG; translated from the coding sequence ATGGAGGGAAACGGGGATCCGTGTAAGCCGGTGGACGTGGGGATGACGCGCGTCTTCGAACTGTTCGGCAAGAGGTGGACCGGGCTGATCGTGTCCGTCCTGATGCAACGGCCCGTGCACTTCGCGGAGTTGCGGCGGGCGATCCCCGGCATCAGTGAGCGGATGCTGTCCGACCGGCTGACAGAGCTGGCGGGCGCGGGACTGGTGGTGCGCGAGGTCGACGAAGGGCCGCCACTGCGGGTCGCCTACCGGCTCACCGATGCGGGGGCCGCGATGGAGCCCGCGCTGCAGGAACTGGGACGGTGGGCCGAGAAGCATCTGGCGGGCGAGAGCGGCTGCCCGAATCACGGTTAG
- a CDS encoding TrmH family RNA methyltransferase, which yields MNDVDPGGAVRLWHESAPGAVVLDGFHALKHALRFGAEVRVALTSDKESVLALAAELADDLTGTLRRSVVEVPAEALRQLVPKVHPTRVMALAVRRGRTDNLAALAAAPRRSPVVVLDNPRNLGNVGAVVRLAAGFGATGVVTTGDLDPWHPNAVRAGAGLHFATAVERLTLDAFPPGPLYALAPEGDDIRSVTVPDDALLAFGSERHGLSPELRARADALLALPMRPQVSSYNLATSVAMTLFHWGGPN from the coding sequence ATGAACGATGTCGATCCCGGGGGCGCCGTGCGGCTGTGGCACGAGAGCGCCCCCGGCGCGGTGGTGCTCGACGGCTTCCACGCGCTGAAGCACGCGCTGCGGTTCGGGGCGGAGGTGCGGGTGGCCCTGACGAGCGACAAGGAGTCCGTGCTCGCCCTCGCGGCCGAACTCGCCGACGATCTGACCGGCACGCTGCGGCGCTCCGTCGTGGAAGTGCCGGCGGAGGCACTGCGGCAGCTGGTGCCGAAGGTGCACCCCACGCGGGTGATGGCCCTGGCCGTCAGGCGGGGGCGCACGGACAATCTGGCCGCGTTGGCGGCGGCGCCCCGGCGCTCGCCGGTCGTCGTGCTCGACAATCCGCGCAATCTCGGGAACGTCGGTGCCGTGGTGCGGCTCGCGGCCGGTTTCGGGGCGACGGGGGTGGTGACGACCGGGGATCTCGATCCATGGCATCCGAACGCCGTCCGCGCGGGCGCCGGGCTGCACTTCGCCACCGCGGTGGAGCGGCTGACCCTCGACGCGTTCCCCCCGGGCCCGCTGTACGCGCTGGCTCCGGAGGGCGACGACATCCGCTCGGTGACCGTCCCCGACGACGCGCTGCTGGCCTTCGGCTCCGAACGGCACGGGCTCTCCCCCGAACTGCGGGCGCGGGCCGACGCGTTGCTGGCCCTGCCGATGCGGCCCCAGGTCTCCAGCTACAACCTCGCCACCAGCGTGGCCATGACCCTCTTCCACTGGGGCGGTCCGAACTGA
- a CDS encoding DUF2252 domain-containing protein: protein MGEAGAVVTDERIPVVPGFAGRAASGGGRGTPKDAGKALRERVPRSSHDSLVLPAARPDAVRAVEESSRDRVPELAPLRVGRMAATPFAFLRGAAGLMAHDLVGTPVTGAGAQICGDAHAANFGLYGDARGRLVIDLNDFDETVVGPWEWDVKRLATSLVLAGREAGADEDTCRRGAQDAVGAYRRTMRLLSKLPALDAWNAIADEELVSHTDARDLMGTLERVSEKARKNTSARFAARSTEIVDGDGDAEGSGSAGAAAQRRFVDAPPVLRRVPDEEAAAVAASLGEYLGTLSPDRLPLLARYAIHDVAFRVVGTGSVGTRSYVVLLLDHRGEPLVLQVKEARASALVPFLEAAGFEAPGVEHEGRRVVLGQKRMQVVSDNLLGWTTVAGRPYQVRQFRNRKGSVDPAALPADQVDDYARMTGALLARAHAHSVDPRLVAGYCGKSEELDEAVAAFAVAYADRTEADHAELVTAVKSGRIAAELGV, encoded by the coding sequence ATGGGTGAGGCCGGTGCGGTGGTGACGGACGAGCGCATTCCGGTCGTGCCCGGGTTCGCGGGGCGCGCGGCGTCGGGCGGTGGGCGGGGCACGCCGAAGGACGCGGGGAAGGCGCTGCGGGAGCGGGTTCCGAGGTCTTCGCACGATTCGCTGGTGCTCCCGGCCGCGCGGCCGGACGCGGTGCGGGCCGTCGAGGAGTCGAGCCGTGACCGGGTGCCCGAGCTGGCTCCGCTGCGGGTGGGTCGCATGGCCGCGACGCCATTTGCTTTTCTGCGGGGCGCGGCGGGACTGATGGCGCACGATCTGGTGGGGACGCCGGTGACGGGCGCGGGGGCGCAGATCTGCGGCGACGCGCACGCGGCGAACTTCGGACTGTACGGGGACGCGCGAGGCCGGCTCGTCATCGATCTGAACGACTTCGACGAGACGGTCGTCGGCCCCTGGGAGTGGGACGTCAAGCGGCTCGCGACCTCGCTGGTGCTCGCCGGTCGTGAGGCCGGAGCGGACGAGGACACGTGCCGCCGAGGTGCTCAGGACGCCGTGGGGGCGTACCGGCGCACGATGCGGCTGCTGTCGAAGCTGCCGGCCCTGGACGCGTGGAACGCGATCGCCGACGAGGAGCTGGTCTCCCACACGGACGCCCGCGATCTGATGGGCACCCTGGAGCGGGTGTCGGAGAAGGCGCGCAAGAACACGAGCGCGCGGTTCGCCGCCAGGTCGACGGAGATCGTGGACGGCGACGGGGACGCCGAGGGGAGCGGGAGCGCGGGTGCGGCGGCGCAGCGGCGCTTCGTCGACGCGCCGCCGGTGCTGCGGCGGGTGCCGGACGAGGAGGCCGCGGCGGTCGCGGCCTCGCTGGGCGAGTATCTGGGCACGCTCTCGCCGGACCGGCTGCCGCTGCTCGCGCGGTACGCGATCCATGACGTGGCGTTCCGGGTGGTCGGCACGGGCAGCGTCGGGACGCGGTCGTACGTGGTGCTGCTGCTGGACCACCGGGGCGAGCCGCTGGTGCTCCAGGTGAAGGAGGCGCGGGCGTCGGCGCTGGTGCCGTTCCTGGAGGCCGCGGGGTTCGAGGCGCCGGGCGTGGAGCACGAGGGGCGCCGGGTGGTGCTCGGGCAGAAGCGGATGCAGGTCGTCAGCGACAATCTGCTGGGCTGGACGACGGTGGCGGGCCGGCCGTATCAGGTACGGCAGTTCAGGAACCGCAAGGGCAGTGTGGATCCGGCCGCGCTCCCGGCCGACCAGGTCGACGACTACGCGCGGATGACCGGCGCGCTGCTGGCCAGGGCGCACGCGCACAGTGTGGATCCGCGTCTCGTCGCCGGGTACTGCGGCAAGAGCGAGGAGCTGGACGAGGCGGTCGCGGCCTTCGCCGTCGCGTACGCGGACCGGACCGAGGCGGATCACGCGGAGCTGGTGACGGCCGTCAAGAGCGGCCGGATCGCCGCCGAGCTCGGGGTGTGA
- a CDS encoding HTTM domain-containing protein, protein MSRPAHELSVDRKAALALQRVTSRSLGPYQSAVVRIGFAAAWLLFLLRELPNRRELYGPGSPWSWDMAQQLIAGNGAFTTLMWSDSGVWFEIVYAVAVLSSALLMLGWRTRTMSVLFMVGALSLQNRSIFMGDGGDNVIHLMAIYLVLTRCGQVWSLDARRQARAERVVASGGTAPADRVGPVLWVVLGVALLGTLLDSTGGEWWVIALLWTLWISQGVWWAVNRYAPRSEPRALLDVLANLTHNATLVVIMVEVCLIYATAGWYKIQGSRWQDGTALYYPLNLDYFAPWPALSDILASSGVMVMVLTYGTVMVQVAFPFTLFNRRVKNVLLVAMMLEHAGIALLLGLPFFSLAMIAADAVFLPTNLLVRVGDMAARSARLLPQRTPGATGPDGRRGDDSGKPGTDSATDTGSDAAGADPSLVR, encoded by the coding sequence ATGAGCCGCCCCGCCCACGAGCTGTCCGTCGACCGCAAGGCCGCGCTCGCCCTCCAGCGCGTCACGTCCCGGTCCCTCGGCCCCTACCAGAGCGCCGTCGTCCGCATCGGCTTCGCCGCCGCCTGGCTGCTGTTCCTGCTGCGTGAGCTGCCGAACCGCCGTGAGCTGTACGGGCCCGGCAGCCCGTGGAGCTGGGACATGGCCCAGCAACTGATCGCGGGAAACGGCGCGTTCACCACACTGATGTGGTCCGACAGCGGCGTCTGGTTCGAGATCGTGTACGCCGTCGCCGTACTCTCCAGCGCCCTGCTGATGCTCGGCTGGCGCACCCGCACCATGTCGGTGCTCTTCATGGTGGGCGCGCTGTCCCTCCAGAACCGCAGCATCTTCATGGGTGACGGCGGCGACAACGTCATCCATCTGATGGCGATCTACCTCGTCCTCACGCGCTGCGGCCAGGTCTGGTCGCTGGACGCCCGCCGACAGGCCCGCGCCGAGCGCGTCGTGGCGTCCGGCGGGACCGCGCCCGCCGACCGGGTCGGGCCGGTGCTGTGGGTGGTGCTCGGCGTGGCCCTGCTGGGCACGCTGCTGGATTCCACCGGCGGCGAGTGGTGGGTGATCGCGCTGCTGTGGACGCTGTGGATCTCGCAGGGGGTCTGGTGGGCGGTCAACCGCTACGCGCCCAGGAGCGAGCCGCGCGCGCTGCTGGACGTCCTCGCGAACCTCACGCACAACGCCACGCTCGTCGTGATCATGGTCGAGGTCTGTCTGATCTACGCCACGGCCGGCTGGTACAAGATCCAGGGCTCGCGCTGGCAGGACGGCACCGCGCTGTACTACCCGCTGAATCTGGACTACTTCGCGCCCTGGCCCGCTCTCTCCGACATCCTGGCGTCCAGCGGCGTGATGGTGATGGTGCTGACGTACGGCACGGTCATGGTGCAGGTCGCCTTCCCGTTCACACTCTTCAACCGGCGCGTCAAGAACGTCCTGCTGGTGGCGATGATGCTGGAGCACGCGGGTATCGCCCTGCTGCTCGGGCTGCCGTTCTTCTCGCTGGCCATGATCGCCGCCGACGCGGTCTTCCTGCCGACGAACTTGCTCGTGCGCGTCGGGGACATGGCGGCGAGGAGCGCGCGGCTGCTCCCCCAGCGGACGCCGGGCGCCACCGGGCCGGACGGGCGCCGGGGGGACGACTCCGGGAAGCCGGGCACCGACTCCGCTACCGATACCGGCTCCGACGCCGCCGGCGCGGACCCTTCGCTCGTCCGGTGA
- the paaC gene encoding 1,2-phenylacetyl-CoA epoxidase subunit PaaC: MTGTPTRTGTDTAALALADDALILSHRLGEWAGHAPELEEDVALANIALDLLGQARILYSLVGDEDELAFLREERAFRNLQLVEQPNGDFAHSIARQLYFSTCQRLLYGALAAGDGPFSGLAAKAVKEVDYHQDHAEQWTLRLGDGTAESHERMQRACTALWRFTGEMFEPVVGEDDGAGGSDAGNGPDGLGGVNRQELEESWLSSITAVLERATLTVPDGPRSGAWAAGAGRQGLHTESFGRLLAEMQHLHRSHPGASW, from the coding sequence GTGACCGGCACCCCGACCCGGACCGGGACCGACACCGCGGCCCTCGCCCTCGCCGACGACGCGCTGATCCTGTCGCACCGGCTGGGGGAGTGGGCGGGACACGCGCCCGAGCTGGAAGAGGACGTGGCCCTCGCCAACATCGCGCTGGACCTGCTGGGCCAGGCCCGCATCCTGTACTCCCTCGTGGGGGACGAGGACGAGCTGGCCTTCCTGCGCGAGGAGCGCGCCTTCCGCAATCTCCAGCTGGTCGAGCAGCCGAACGGCGACTTCGCGCACTCGATCGCGCGCCAGCTCTACTTCTCCACCTGTCAGCGGCTCCTGTACGGCGCCCTGGCGGCCGGTGACGGTCCCTTCTCCGGGCTCGCCGCCAAGGCCGTGAAGGAAGTCGACTACCACCAGGACCACGCCGAGCAGTGGACGCTGCGGCTCGGTGACGGCACCGCCGAGAGCCATGAGCGGATGCAGCGGGCCTGTACGGCGCTGTGGCGCTTCACCGGCGAGATGTTCGAACCTGTCGTGGGCGAGGATGACGGCGCCGGCGGCAGCGACGCGGGGAACGGGCCGGACGGGCTGGGCGGCGTCAACAGGCAGGAGCTGGAGGAGAGTTGGCTCTCCTCGATCACCGCCGTGCTGGAGCGCGCGACGCTGACCGTGCCCGACGGACCGCGCTCCGGGGCCTGGGCGGCGGGCGCGGGCCGGCAGGGCCTGCACACCGAATCGTTCGGCCGGCTGCTCGCCGAGATGCAGCACCTGCACCGCAGCCACCCGGGGGCGTCATGGTGA
- the paaD gene encoding 1,2-phenylacetyl-CoA epoxidase subunit PaaD, with the protein MVTDTGRPTALESELRALAGSVPDPELPVVTLEELGVLRAVHVSAPGRVEVELTPTYTGCPAIETMSSDIERILHDHGIPDVSVVTVLSPAWSTDDISAEGRRKLADFGIAPPRPHSTDGPVPLTLAIRCPHCGSTDTELLSRFSSTACKALRRCAACREPFDHFKEL; encoded by the coding sequence ATGGTGACCGACACGGGCCGACCGACCGCGCTGGAGAGCGAACTGCGCGCGCTCGCCGGTTCCGTGCCCGACCCGGAGCTGCCGGTGGTGACACTGGAGGAGCTGGGCGTGCTGCGCGCCGTTCATGTCTCGGCCCCCGGCCGGGTCGAGGTCGAGCTGACCCCCACCTACACCGGCTGCCCGGCGATCGAGACGATGTCGTCGGACATCGAGCGGATCCTGCACGACCACGGGATACCGGACGTCTCCGTCGTCACGGTGCTCTCCCCCGCCTGGTCGACGGACGACATCAGCGCCGAAGGACGGCGCAAGCTCGCGGACTTCGGCATCGCACCGCCCCGCCCGCACAGCACGGACGGGCCGGTGCCGCTCACCCTCGCCATCCGCTGCCCGCACTGCGGCTCGACGGACACCGAGCTGCTGAGCAGGTTCTCCTCGACCGCGTGCAAGGCGCTGCGCCGCTGCGCGGCCTGCCGTGAACCGTTCGACCACTTCAAGGAGTTGTAG
- a CDS encoding rhodanese-like domain-containing protein, which produces MSFAQLPTVDVAAVPSDALVLDVREDDEWAAGHVEGALHIPMSEFVGRFGEVTEAVADGRRAYVMCRVGGRSAQVTQYLVGQGVDAANIDGGMLAWDGAGRPMVTDNGSPALVL; this is translated from the coding sequence ATGAGTTTCGCCCAGCTGCCCACGGTGGATGTCGCGGCAGTCCCGTCCGACGCCCTGGTGCTCGACGTCCGGGAGGACGACGAATGGGCGGCGGGCCATGTCGAGGGCGCGCTGCACATCCCGATGAGCGAGTTCGTCGGACGCTTCGGTGAGGTGACCGAGGCGGTGGCCGACGGGCGCAGGGCCTATGTCATGTGCCGGGTCGGCGGCAGGTCCGCGCAGGTCACGCAGTATCTGGTGGGGCAGGGCGTCGACGCGGCGAACATCGACGGCGGGATGCTGGCCTGGGACGGCGCGGGCCGGCCGATGGTCACCGACAACGGCAGCCCCGCGCTGGTTCTCTGA
- the paaA gene encoding 1,2-phenylacetyl-CoA epoxidase subunit PaaA: protein MTAVTAGTAVEATVETTAEEAEAAFDAAVAADERIEPRDWMPEAYRASLVRQMAQHAHSEIIGMQPEANWITRAPSLRRKAILMAKVQDEAGHGLYLYSAAETLGTSRDELLDKLHAGRQRYSSIFNYPTLTWADVGAIGWLVDGAAITNQVPLCRCSYGPYARAMVRICKEESFHQRQGYESLLALSRGTPAQHEMAQDAVNRWWWPSLMMFGPPDDESAHSVQSMIWKIKRHSNDELRQRFVDICVPQAQTLGLTLPDPDLKWNEERGQHDFGAIDWTEFREVLKGNGPCNEQRIGQRRRAHEEGAWVREAATAYAAKHAGRSTAEDAAGHVEKEATA from the coding sequence ATGACGGCAGTGACCGCGGGGACGGCTGTGGAGGCAACGGTGGAGACGACGGCAGAGGAAGCCGAGGCGGCGTTCGACGCGGCCGTGGCCGCCGACGAGCGCATCGAGCCCCGCGACTGGATGCCGGAGGCCTACCGCGCATCGCTCGTCCGCCAGATGGCCCAGCACGCGCACTCGGAAATCATCGGCATGCAGCCGGAGGCGAACTGGATCACGCGCGCGCCCTCGCTGCGGCGCAAGGCGATCCTGATGGCCAAGGTGCAGGACGAGGCGGGACACGGGCTGTATCTGTACAGCGCGGCGGAGACCCTGGGCACGAGCCGTGACGAGCTGCTGGACAAGCTCCACGCCGGCCGCCAGAGATATTCGTCGATCTTCAACTATCCGACGCTGACCTGGGCGGACGTCGGCGCGATCGGCTGGCTCGTGGACGGCGCCGCGATCACGAACCAGGTTCCGCTCTGCCGCTGCTCCTACGGCCCGTACGCCCGTGCGATGGTCCGTATCTGCAAGGAGGAGTCGTTCCACCAGCGGCAGGGGTACGAATCGCTGCTCGCCCTGAGCCGTGGCACCCCCGCCCAGCACGAGATGGCGCAGGACGCGGTGAACCGCTGGTGGTGGCCGTCGCTGATGATGTTCGGCCCCCCGGACGACGAGTCGGCGCACTCCGTGCAGTCGATGATCTGGAAGATCAAGCGGCACTCGAACGACGAACTCCGCCAGCGGTTCGTGGACATCTGCGTCCCCCAGGCCCAGACGCTCGGTCTCACGCTCCCCGACCCGGACCTGAAGTGGAACGAGGAGCGGGGCCAGCACGACTTCGGGGCGATCGACTGGACCGAGTTCCGGGAGGTCCTGAAGGGCAACGGCCCCTGCAACGAACAGCGGATCGGCCAGCGGCGCCGTGCCCACGAGGAAGGCGCGTGGGTGCGCGAGGCGGCGACGGCGTACGCGGCGAAACACGCCGGGAGGAGCACGGCCGAGGACGCGGCCGGGCACGTGGAGAAAGAGGCGACGGCATGA
- the paaB gene encoding 1,2-phenylacetyl-CoA epoxidase subunit PaaB: protein MSGSTQWPLWEVFVRSRRGLSHTHAGSLHAPDAEMALRNARDLYTRRSEGVSIWVVPSASVTASSPDEKDSFFEPAGDKPYRHPTFYEIPEGVRHL, encoded by the coding sequence ATGAGCGGATCGACCCAGTGGCCTCTGTGGGAGGTGTTCGTCAGGTCCCGCCGCGGGCTGTCGCACACGCACGCGGGAAGCCTGCACGCCCCGGACGCCGAGATGGCCCTGCGCAACGCGCGCGATCTCTACACCCGCCGCAGCGAGGGGGTGTCGATCTGGGTGGTCCCCTCCGCCTCGGTCACGGCCTCCTCACCGGACGAGAAGGACTCCTTCTTCGAACCGGCCGGTGACAAGCCGTACCGCCACCCGACGTTCTACGAGATCCCCGAGGGGGTGCGTCACCTGTGA
- a CDS encoding DUF5819 family protein: MDSYDAKGENPAPEPGPPAGPPRGIAGLSFPYQVVAAIALAVVGLFAVGHVAMVFLHVAPDNTVSKEYGEEVGDWVFPEFEQNWKLFAPNPLQQNIAVEVRAEVDRTDGSRGTTGWINLTEEDARAIRGNLLPSHVDQNELRRGWDFYVDSHDEKARPNGLRGQLSESYIRRIVMLRLEAHDLGGPVERIQLRSVTRAVAAPPWSDEKISTKPGHRLFPWWTVTSDDLPEGVRNEGVGNGARDDARTEARR, encoded by the coding sequence ATGGATTCGTACGACGCCAAGGGTGAGAACCCGGCACCAGAACCGGGTCCACCAGCGGGTCCACCGAGGGGGATAGCCGGCCTCTCCTTCCCGTACCAAGTGGTCGCCGCCATCGCCCTCGCGGTCGTCGGACTGTTCGCCGTGGGCCATGTGGCCATGGTGTTCCTGCACGTCGCGCCCGACAACACGGTCTCCAAGGAGTACGGCGAGGAAGTGGGCGACTGGGTGTTTCCGGAGTTCGAGCAGAACTGGAAACTCTTCGCGCCCAACCCCCTCCAGCAGAACATCGCCGTCGAGGTCCGTGCCGAGGTGGACCGGACGGACGGATCGCGCGGCACGACCGGTTGGATCAACCTCACAGAGGAGGACGCCAGGGCGATCCGCGGCAACCTCCTCCCCAGCCATGTCGACCAGAACGAGCTGCGCAGGGGCTGGGACTTCTACGTCGATTCCCACGACGAGAAGGCCCGCCCCAACGGTCTGCGCGGGCAGCTCTCCGAGAGCTACATACGCCGGATAGTGATGCTGCGGCTGGAGGCGCACGACCTCGGCGGTCCCGTCGAACGCATCCAGCTCAGGTCCGTCACACGGGCGGTCGCGGCGCCCCCGTGGAGCGACGAGAAGATCAGCACGAAGCCCGGCCACCGGCTCTTCCCCTGGTGGACCGTGACCTCGGACGACCTGCCCGAAGGCGTCCGGAACGAGGGCGTGGGCAACGGCGCGCGCGACGACGCCCGTACGGAGGCCCGCCGATGA